One Mycolicibacterium crocinum DNA window includes the following coding sequences:
- a CDS encoding glutamine synthetase III yields MSGNAARLQAIVNVEAYEPPAVSFVPGEAPGEIFGSNVFTKAEMQARLPKSVYKSVVATIEKGEKLDPSVADSVAAAMKDWALEKGATHYAHVFYPMTGLTAEKHDSFLEPVSDGQTLAEFAGKTLIQGEPDASSFPSGGLRSTFEARGYTGWDVTSPAYILENPNGNTLCIPTVFVSMTGEALDYKTPLLRSQQAMGTHAERILKLFGHKDFEHVVSFCGPEQEYFLVDRHFFLARPDLINAGRTLFGAKPPKGQEFDDHYFGAVPERVLGFMMDTERELFKLGIPAKTRHNEVAPAQFEVAPMFERANIASDHQQLLMTVFKTIAHKHGMECLFHEKPFAGVNGSGKHVNFSVGNAQFGSLLVPGDTPHENAQFLVFCAAVIRAVHKFGGLLRVSVASATNDHRLGANEAPPAIISIFLGEQLADVFEQIAKGAATSSKGKGVMHIGVDTLPTLPTDPGDRNRTSPFAFTGNRFEFRAPGSGQTVAVPMIIINTIMADSLDYMATVLEKAVGDGEDFDAAVQKLLTDIITEHGAVVFNGDGYSDNWQIEAAERGLPNLKTTPDAIPELIKPEAIALFEKYGVFSERELHSRYEVRLEQYVLTIGVEAKLALEIGSTVILPAAIRYQTELAQNVATLKAAGVEPDTTLLELVSTPILSLTKALGELKAAMGTHVDGAAEEALHYRDAILPAMAAVREAADELESVVADDLWPLPTYQEMLFIL; encoded by the coding sequence TTGAGCGGAAACGCGGCGCGACTCCAGGCGATCGTCAATGTCGAGGCCTACGAGCCTCCGGCCGTCAGCTTCGTCCCCGGCGAGGCGCCGGGCGAGATCTTCGGATCGAACGTGTTCACCAAGGCCGAAATGCAGGCGCGTCTGCCCAAGTCGGTCTACAAGTCGGTGGTCGCCACGATCGAGAAGGGCGAGAAGCTGGACCCGTCGGTCGCCGATTCGGTCGCCGCGGCGATGAAGGACTGGGCACTCGAGAAGGGCGCCACCCACTACGCCCACGTCTTCTACCCGATGACCGGGCTGACCGCCGAGAAGCATGACAGCTTCCTCGAGCCGGTCTCCGACGGGCAGACGCTGGCCGAATTCGCCGGCAAGACCCTGATCCAAGGTGAGCCGGACGCGTCGAGCTTCCCGTCGGGCGGCCTGCGCAGCACGTTCGAGGCGCGTGGCTACACCGGGTGGGACGTCACCAGCCCGGCCTACATTCTGGAGAACCCGAACGGCAATACGCTGTGCATTCCCACGGTGTTCGTGTCGATGACCGGCGAAGCCCTGGACTACAAGACGCCGCTGCTGCGTAGCCAACAGGCCATGGGTACGCACGCCGAGCGCATTCTGAAACTGTTCGGCCACAAGGACTTCGAGCACGTCGTCTCGTTCTGCGGTCCCGAGCAGGAGTACTTCCTGGTGGACCGCCACTTCTTCCTCGCCCGTCCCGACCTGATCAACGCCGGCCGCACGCTGTTCGGGGCCAAGCCGCCCAAGGGCCAGGAGTTCGACGACCACTACTTCGGCGCGGTGCCCGAGCGGGTGCTGGGCTTCATGATGGACACCGAGCGGGAGCTGTTCAAGCTCGGCATCCCGGCGAAGACCCGGCACAACGAGGTCGCGCCCGCGCAGTTCGAGGTGGCGCCGATGTTCGAGCGGGCCAACATCGCCTCCGATCACCAGCAGCTGCTGATGACCGTGTTCAAGACAATCGCCCACAAGCACGGCATGGAATGCCTGTTCCACGAGAAGCCGTTCGCCGGCGTGAACGGCTCGGGCAAGCACGTCAACTTCTCGGTGGGTAACGCCCAGTTCGGCAGCCTGCTGGTGCCCGGCGACACACCCCACGAGAACGCCCAATTCCTGGTGTTCTGCGCCGCGGTGATTCGCGCCGTGCACAAATTCGGTGGCTTGCTGCGGGTGTCGGTGGCCTCGGCCACCAACGATCATCGGTTGGGCGCCAACGAGGCTCCGCCGGCGATCATCTCGATCTTCCTGGGTGAGCAGCTTGCCGACGTCTTCGAGCAGATCGCCAAGGGGGCGGCGACTTCGTCAAAAGGCAAGGGCGTCATGCACATCGGCGTCGACACGCTGCCTACGCTGCCGACCGACCCGGGAGACCGCAACCGCACGAGCCCGTTTGCGTTCACCGGCAACCGGTTCGAGTTCCGCGCTCCGGGCTCGGGTCAGACCGTCGCGGTGCCGATGATCATCATCAACACGATCATGGCCGACTCGCTGGACTACATGGCCACCGTGTTGGAGAAGGCGGTCGGTGACGGGGAGGACTTCGACGCCGCGGTGCAGAAGCTGTTGACCGACATCATCACCGAGCACGGCGCGGTCGTGTTCAACGGCGACGGCTACTCCGACAACTGGCAGATCGAGGCGGCCGAGCGTGGACTGCCGAATCTGAAGACCACGCCGGATGCGATCCCGGAGCTGATCAAGCCGGAAGCGATCGCACTGTTCGAGAAGTACGGGGTGTTCAGCGAGCGTGAGTTGCACAGCCGCTATGAGGTGCGACTGGAGCAGTACGTCCTGACCATCGGCGTGGAGGCCAAGTTGGCGTTGGAGATCGGGTCGACCGTGATCCTGCCCGCCGCGATCCGCTACCAGACCGAACTGGCCCAGAACGTCGCCACCCTCAAGGCGGCCGGCGTCGAGCCCGACACCACGCTGCTCGAACTGGTGTCGACGCCGATCTTGTCGCTGACCAAGGCCCTGGGTGAACTCAAGGCCGCGATGGGCACGCACGTCGACGGTGCGGCCGAGGAGGCACTGCACTACCGCGACGCGATCCTGCCGGCGATGGCGGCGGTGCGTGAAGCCGCCGACGAGTTGGAGAGCGTGGTGGCCGACGACCTGTGGCCGTTGCCGACCTACCAGGAGATGCTGTTCATTCTGTGA